In the genome of Thermus sp. LT1-2-5, one region contains:
- a CDS encoding NAD(P)(+) transhydrogenase (Re/Si-specific) subunit beta, translated as MDLIQAAYFVVAILFIVGLKRMAHPTTAKSGIVWAGWGMVLAVLATFFWPEMGNFGLMLLALALGSVVAWWAAVRVAMTDMPQMVAIYNGMGGGAAATIAAVELLKGAFENAGLMALAILGGLIGSVAFTGSLIAFAKLQGLMRSRPILFPGQKVVNALVLLVTVVLGFSLLWNDPTLSIVLFFLLALLFGVLMTLPIGGGDMPVAISFYNAFTGMAVGFEGFAVGNPALMVAGTLVGAAGTLLTVLMARAMNRSVWNVLVGGFGVEQEAGEVKGSLKPIDVEDAAVMLAYANKVVFVPGYGMALSQAQHKVKELADLLESRGVEVKFAIHPVAGRMPGHMNVLLAEAGVDYDKLKDLEEINPEFPTVDVAVVIGANDVVNPAARRPGSPLYGMPILDVDKAKNVIVIKRGQGKGFAGVENELFYADNTRMLYGDAQQVLTQLTQALKKL; from the coding sequence ATGGACCTCATCCAGGCGGCCTACTTCGTGGTGGCCATCCTTTTCATCGTGGGCCTGAAGCGCATGGCCCATCCCACCACCGCCAAAAGCGGCATCGTCTGGGCGGGCTGGGGCATGGTCCTGGCGGTCTTGGCCACCTTCTTCTGGCCGGAGATGGGGAACTTCGGCCTCATGCTCCTGGCCTTGGCCTTGGGTTCCGTGGTGGCCTGGTGGGCGGCGGTGCGGGTGGCCATGACGGACATGCCCCAGATGGTGGCCATCTACAACGGCATGGGCGGGGGCGCTGCCGCCACCATCGCTGCGGTGGAGCTTCTGAAGGGGGCCTTTGAGAACGCTGGGCTCATGGCCCTGGCCATCCTGGGCGGGCTCATCGGCTCGGTGGCCTTCACGGGAAGCCTCATCGCCTTCGCCAAGCTCCAGGGCCTCATGCGGAGCCGCCCCATCCTCTTCCCGGGGCAGAAGGTGGTCAACGCCCTGGTCCTCTTGGTCACGGTGGTCCTGGGCTTTTCCCTCCTCTGGAACGACCCCACCTTGAGTATCGTCCTCTTCTTCCTCCTCGCCCTCCTGTTTGGCGTGCTCATGACCCTACCCATTGGCGGGGGGGACATGCCCGTGGCCATCTCCTTTTACAACGCCTTCACCGGCATGGCCGTGGGCTTTGAGGGCTTCGCCGTGGGCAACCCAGCCCTCATGGTGGCGGGCACCCTGGTGGGGGCGGCGGGTACCCTCCTCACCGTGCTCATGGCGAGGGCCATGAACCGCTCGGTTTGGAACGTGCTGGTGGGCGGGTTCGGCGTGGAGCAGGAGGCGGGGGAGGTCAAGGGGAGCCTCAAGCCCATCGACGTGGAGGACGCCGCCGTGATGCTGGCCTACGCCAACAAGGTGGTCTTCGTCCCGGGCTACGGCATGGCCCTTTCCCAAGCCCAGCACAAGGTGAAGGAGTTGGCCGACCTCCTGGAAAGCCGGGGCGTGGAGGTGAAGTTCGCCATCCACCCCGTGGCGGGGCGGATGCCAGGGCACATGAACGTGCTTTTGGCGGAGGCCGGGGTGGACTACGACAAGCTCAAGGACCTGGAGGAGATCAACCCCGAGTTCCCCACCGTGGACGTGGCGGTGGTCATCGGGGCCAACGACGTGGTGAACCCCGCCGCCCGCCGCCCGGGAAGCCCCCTCTACGGCATGCCCATCCTGGACGTGGACAAGGCCAAGAACGTCATCGTCATCAAGCGGGGGCAGGGGAAGGGCTTCGCTGGGGTGGAAAACGAGCTCTTCTACGCCGACAACACCCGCATGCTCTACGGGGACGCCCAGCAGGTCTTGACCCAGCTCACCCAGGCTCTGAAGAAGCTTTAG
- a CDS encoding aminopeptidase encodes MEARFAELLAEYCLEAGPGETVLVEAETPALPLLPHLKRALLRRGAYPLFRLAYPGEGRDFLLHGGAWLERVPEVEWALYEKADKFLKVLSAENPLEMASLDPGLALRHQRAWRPLQEMRLGKRWTLTLYPTVGYAVGAGMGTGEFRAYLEGALFLDREDPVAAWRDLSRFQEGLIARLSQGKELRILAPGTDLSLSVAGRVWINSDGRRNMPSGEVFTGPVEDSAEGEVRFNLPAFVGGRRVEGVYLRFAQGEVVEARAEVGEDYLQSALATDEGARRLGEVGIGTNFGLTRPTGLILLDEKMGGTVHLALGQSYPETGGKNRSALHWDLVLSLREGRLLLDGEPLLAEGRFVGL; translated from the coding sequence GTGGAAGCGCGTTTTGCCGAGCTGTTGGCCGAGTACTGCCTCGAGGCGGGCCCAGGGGAGACCGTTTTGGTGGAGGCGGAAACCCCGGCCCTTCCCCTCCTTCCCCACCTGAAGCGGGCCCTGCTCCGGCGGGGGGCCTACCCCCTCTTCCGCCTCGCCTACCCTGGGGAGGGGCGGGACTTCCTCCTCCATGGGGGGGCATGGCTGGAGAGGGTCCCCGAGGTGGAATGGGCCCTTTACGAGAAGGCGGACAAGTTCCTTAAGGTCCTTTCCGCAGAAAACCCCTTGGAGATGGCCTCCTTGGACCCGGGGCTTGCCCTTAGGCACCAGCGGGCCTGGCGGCCCTTGCAGGAGATGCGGCTTGGCAAGCGTTGGACCCTCACCCTCTACCCCACCGTGGGCTACGCCGTGGGGGCGGGGATGGGCACGGGGGAGTTCCGGGCCTACCTCGAGGGGGCCCTTTTCCTGGACCGGGAGGACCCGGTGGCCGCCTGGCGGGACCTTTCCCGCTTCCAGGAGGGCTTGATCGCGCGGCTTTCCCAGGGGAAGGAGCTCCGCATCCTGGCCCCGGGCACGGACCTTTCCCTTTCCGTGGCGGGGAGGGTCTGGATCAACTCCGACGGGCGGCGGAACATGCCCTCGGGGGAGGTGTTCACGGGTCCGGTGGAGGATAGCGCCGAGGGCGAGGTGCGCTTCAACCTCCCGGCCTTCGTGGGGGGGCGGAGGGTGGAAGGGGTCTACCTCCGCTTTGCCCAGGGCGAGGTGGTGGAGGCCCGCGCCGAGGTGGGGGAGGACTACCTGCAAAGCGCCCTGGCCACGGACGAGGGGGCGAGGCGGCTTGGGGAGGTGGGCATCGGCACCAACTTCGGCCTCACCCGGCCCACGGGCCTCATCCTCCTGGACGAGAAGATGGGGGGCACGGTGCACCTGGCCTTGGGCCAAAGCTACCCGGAAACGGGCGGCAAGAACCGAAGCGCCCTCCACTGGGACCTGGTCCTTTCCCTGAGGGAGGGCCGGCTCCTTCTGGACGGCGAGCCCCTCCTGGCCGAGGGGCGCTTTGTGGGCCTCTAG
- a CDS encoding DMT family transporter — protein MRPSRLTLLAVLLAGILAISFGSILVRLSLEASQDRSLAFSLVMSAGRLGFAALLLAPGWLRPLREKKGLPFAVGAGVFLALHFAFWITSLSYTSVAASTALVTTNPVWVTLFGWLFFGEKPSGTTLLGVAVALGGGLLIGLGDAEGGGGENPLLGDLLAVLGAVAVSFYFLLGREAQRRGLSTLEYIRVAYTVAALVLLPLPYLFGGRYGGYPPAVYGYILLMALLPQLVGHTSFNWATRHIPPVLVTLAILFEPVGASLLAFLLFGELPGLPVLLGALVLLLGVGLAVVGGRR, from the coding sequence ATGCGCCCCTCGAGGCTCACCCTCCTCGCCGTGCTCCTCGCCGGTATCCTGGCCATCAGCTTCGGCAGCATCCTGGTGCGCCTAAGCCTCGAGGCCTCCCAAGACCGGAGCCTCGCCTTCAGCCTGGTGATGAGCGCCGGGCGCCTGGGTTTTGCCGCTCTGCTCCTCGCCCCGGGCTGGCTCAGGCCCTTGCGGGAGAAAAAAGGGCTTCCCTTCGCCGTGGGGGCCGGGGTCTTTTTAGCCCTCCACTTCGCCTTCTGGATCACCTCCCTCTCCTACACCTCCGTGGCGGCAAGCACCGCCCTTGTCACCACCAACCCTGTCTGGGTCACCCTTTTCGGCTGGCTCTTCTTCGGGGAGAAGCCCTCCGGCACCACCCTCCTCGGGGTGGCCGTGGCCCTTGGAGGTGGGCTTCTCATCGGGCTCGGGGACGCGGAGGGGGGCGGGGGGGAAAACCCCCTCTTGGGGGACCTCCTGGCGGTCTTAGGGGCGGTGGCGGTTTCCTTTTACTTCCTCCTGGGGCGGGAGGCCCAGCGGCGGGGGCTATCCACCCTGGAGTACATTCGGGTCGCCTACACCGTGGCGGCCTTGGTCCTCCTGCCCCTCCCTTACCTCTTCGGGGGCAGGTACGGCGGGTATCCCCCCGCCGTCTACGGCTACATCCTCCTCATGGCCCTTCTGCCCCAACTCGTGGGGCACACCAGCTTCAACTGGGCCACGCGGCACATCCCCCCGGTCCTCGTCACCCTGGCCATCCTCTTCGAGCCGGTGGGGGCGAGCCTCCTGGCCTTCTTGCTCTTTGGGGAGCTCCCCGGCCTTCCCGTGCTCCTCGGGGCCTTGGTCCTGCTCCTGGGCGTGGGCCTGGCCGTGGTGGGGGGTAGGCGGTGA
- a CDS encoding MFS transporter — protein MAARVFFLFTLGYFLSYFYRSANAVLAKDLSQDLGLGPAELGFMTSLFYLAFAAVQLPLGGFLDRVGPRVVTPALLLVAALGSVVFALAPSFPVLALGRALIGVGMAAALMGSLKAFSLWFPKTYATVSTLLVGLGATGGLLAATPLALLKEALGWRGVFLLAALAVVGVALAIYLGVRNTPPGVPWPKAGGGGGLREVWGNGRLLRVAFLALAFAGSFLALQTLWAGAYGYHLGLAAVAVGNLLFLYSGMAVLGFLVSGYLADRLGTARVLFLSALAFALGLLLLLLKLLAPAYALLGFFGAFNILTLTQARELVPGHLVGRGTTLVNLFGIGGTFLLQWGVGVVVGSLGYAWAFGGLLLLLLLALGLYLPLLQKSSG, from the coding sequence ATGGCGGCGCGGGTGTTTTTCCTTTTCACCCTGGGCTATTTCCTCTCCTACTTCTACCGCTCGGCCAATGCGGTGCTGGCCAAAGACCTCTCCCAGGACCTGGGGCTTGGGCCGGCGGAGCTCGGCTTCATGACGAGCCTCTTCTACTTAGCCTTCGCCGCGGTGCAACTCCCTTTAGGAGGGTTTTTGGACCGGGTAGGCCCCCGGGTGGTGACCCCGGCCCTCCTCCTGGTGGCCGCCTTAGGGAGCGTGGTCTTCGCCCTGGCGCCGAGCTTTCCCGTCTTGGCCCTGGGCCGGGCCCTCATCGGGGTGGGCATGGCCGCGGCCCTCATGGGTTCCCTCAAGGCCTTTAGCCTCTGGTTCCCCAAAACCTACGCCACGGTTTCCACCCTGCTGGTGGGCCTCGGGGCCACGGGGGGGCTTTTGGCGGCCACGCCCTTAGCCCTCCTCAAGGAGGCCCTGGGCTGGCGGGGGGTCTTTCTCCTCGCGGCCTTGGCGGTGGTGGGGGTGGCCCTGGCCATCTACCTGGGGGTGCGGAACACCCCCCCGGGGGTTCCCTGGCCCAAGGCCGGGGGGGGTGGGGGGCTGAGGGAGGTTTGGGGAAACGGGAGGCTCCTCCGGGTGGCCTTCTTGGCCCTGGCCTTCGCCGGGAGCTTCCTGGCCCTCCAGACCCTTTGGGCGGGAGCGTACGGGTACCACCTGGGGCTTGCGGCGGTGGCGGTGGGGAACCTCCTTTTCCTCTACTCGGGGATGGCGGTCTTGGGGTTCCTCGTGTCCGGGTACCTAGCGGACCGCCTGGGCACGGCCCGGGTGCTTTTCCTCTCCGCCTTGGCCTTCGCCCTAGGCCTCCTTTTGCTCCTCCTTAAGCTCTTGGCCCCCGCCTACGCCCTTTTAGGCTTCTTCGGAGCCTTCAACATCCTCACCCTCACCCAGGCCCGGGAACTGGTGCCAGGCCACCTGGTGGGCCGGGGCACCACCCTGGTGAACCTCTTCGGCATCGGCGGCACCTTCCTCCTGCAGTGGGGGGTGGGGGTCGTGGTGGGAAGCCTGGGGTACGCGTGGGCCTTTGGAGGGCTTCTCCTCCTGCTCCTTTTGGCCCTAGGGCTCTACCTGCCCTTGCTTCAGAAGTCCTCCGGGTGA
- a CDS encoding NAD(P) transhydrogenase subunit alpha, protein MVTVAVPKERAPGERRVALVPEVVARLVKGGARVRVERGAGEGAHHPDAAYQEAGAEVVERGELLKGANLLFTVQPPPEDLIQALEPGAIVVGFVQAHKNPDLVRALAAKKATVIAMELIPRITRAQSMDALSSQATVAGYLAAVHAARLSPRFFPMLTTAAGTIRPAKVMVMGVGVAGLMAIATAKRLGAQVFAYDVRKAAVEQAVSLGAKPIELPISAEGEGGYARELTEEEKRIQHEALREHVAGMDVLITTAQVPGRRAPILLTEDMMERLKPGTVVVDLAAESGGNCVLTKPGEVVEVRGVRIYGPLNLPSELSVHASEMYAKNLFNLSSLLIEKGEFAPKWEDEIVQGALLMKEGEILHGPTKALLGGA, encoded by the coding sequence ATGGTGACCGTAGCGGTTCCCAAGGAACGGGCTCCCGGGGAAAGAAGGGTGGCCCTAGTGCCCGAGGTGGTGGCCCGCCTGGTGAAGGGGGGCGCCCGGGTGCGGGTGGAACGGGGCGCCGGGGAAGGCGCCCACCACCCGGACGCCGCCTACCAGGAGGCGGGGGCGGAGGTGGTGGAGCGAGGAGAGCTTCTAAAAGGCGCCAACCTCCTCTTCACCGTCCAACCCCCTCCGGAGGACCTCATCCAGGCGCTGGAGCCTGGAGCCATCGTGGTGGGCTTTGTCCAGGCCCACAAAAACCCCGACTTGGTACGCGCCTTAGCCGCCAAGAAGGCCACGGTGATCGCCATGGAACTCATCCCCCGCATCACCCGGGCCCAGAGCATGGACGCCCTCTCCAGCCAGGCCACGGTGGCGGGGTACCTGGCGGCGGTCCACGCGGCTAGGCTTTCCCCCCGCTTCTTCCCCATGCTCACCACGGCGGCGGGCACCATCCGCCCGGCCAAGGTGATGGTCATGGGGGTGGGGGTGGCGGGGCTCATGGCCATCGCCACCGCCAAGCGTCTGGGTGCCCAGGTCTTCGCCTACGATGTGCGCAAGGCGGCGGTGGAACAGGCCGTCTCCTTGGGGGCCAAGCCCATCGAGCTTCCCATCAGCGCCGAGGGGGAAGGCGGCTACGCCCGGGAGCTCACCGAGGAGGAGAAGCGCATTCAGCACGAGGCCCTGCGCGAGCACGTGGCCGGGATGGACGTCCTCATCACTACCGCCCAGGTGCCGGGCCGCCGCGCCCCCATCCTCCTCACCGAGGACATGATGGAAAGGCTCAAGCCGGGGACCGTGGTGGTGGACCTGGCGGCGGAAAGCGGGGGCAACTGCGTCCTCACCAAGCCGGGGGAGGTGGTGGAGGTGCGGGGGGTACGGATCTATGGCCCCTTAAACCTCCCCAGCGAGCTTTCCGTGCACGCCTCGGAGATGTACGCCAAAAACCTCTTCAACCTCTCTAGCCTCCTCATCGAGAAGGGCGAGTTTGCGCCCAAGTGGGAGGACGAGATCGTCCAAGGTGCGCTCCTGATGAAGGAAGGGGAGATCCTGCACGGGCCCACCAAGGCCCTTCTGGGAGGTGCGTGA
- a CDS encoding ABC transporter ATP-binding protein, which produces MEALRLEGVGKRYGRKPVLERVSLTVAPGEVYALAGPNGSGKTTLIRLVTGLAFPTEGRALLLGEDVHKNPAARRHLGAVVEAPAAFYPYLTGRENLRLQAYLAGVREEGRIGEVLARLKLLAVADQKVGSYSLGQRQRLGLAAAILHRPKVLVLDEPTSGLDPEGVELVHGLLKELSREGVAVLLSTHHLQEVGQYAHKVGILGGGRLLDEVALSGREVYRLEAHPLEGALALLKTLPQVAQVRLQGGAILFEGNPEAALKALLEEGYRVKALHPERFDLRSYYQERVKHA; this is translated from the coding sequence ATGGAAGCCCTGAGGCTAGAGGGCGTGGGCAAGCGGTATGGCCGCAAGCCCGTCTTGGAAAGGGTGAGCCTGACGGTGGCCCCGGGGGAGGTCTACGCCCTGGCCGGCCCCAACGGCTCGGGCAAGACCACCCTGATCCGCCTGGTGACGGGCCTGGCCTTCCCCACGGAAGGAAGGGCCCTCCTCCTGGGGGAGGACGTGCACAAGAATCCTGCTGCCCGGCGCCACCTGGGGGCGGTGGTGGAGGCGCCCGCCGCCTTCTACCCCTACCTCACCGGGCGGGAAAACCTCCGCCTGCAGGCCTATTTGGCCGGGGTGAGGGAGGAAGGGCGCATCGGCGAGGTGCTGGCCCGCCTGAAACTGTTGGCGGTGGCGGACCAGAAGGTGGGAAGCTACTCCTTGGGGCAAAGGCAGCGCCTGGGCCTGGCGGCGGCCATCCTGCACCGGCCCAAGGTCTTGGTCCTGGACGAGCCCACCAGCGGCTTGGACCCGGAGGGGGTGGAGCTCGTCCACGGCCTCCTAAAGGAGCTTTCCCGGGAAGGGGTGGCGGTCCTCCTCTCCACCCACCACCTGCAGGAGGTAGGCCAGTACGCCCATAAGGTGGGGATCCTGGGCGGGGGAAGGCTTTTGGACGAGGTGGCGCTTTCCGGGCGGGAAGTCTATCGCCTCGAGGCCCACCCTCTGGAAGGGGCCTTAGCCCTCCTCAAGACCCTCCCCCAGGTGGCCCAGGTGCGGCTCCAAGGGGGTGCCATCCTCTTTGAGGGGAACCCAGAAGCGGCGCTAAAAGCCCTCCTGGAGGAGGGATACCGGGTGAAGGCCCTCCATCCCGAACGCTTCGATCTCAGGAGCTACTACCAGGAGCGGGTGAAGCATGCTTAG
- a CDS encoding ABC transporter permease, translating into MLRLFFFEVYKLFRLRSVALGLLFAFLLPFLWALAPGLKEVYGLVLASGWQVVSLSLLAGMEFLFPFLVVMAASESLGSEVAQGTLKTLLLRPLPRSLLLLSKLLATLLYPFVLLAASFLGSLLAGLPHGFGPFFGGTGLGEGGFAGTGLLAPGEALGEVLRAHLLAGAVLVPLAALALLYGTLFLSTTASALAAVATLLLMRLLVAFPALTPFLLTTYLDLHLRPQAAGLGLSLLFIYTLGFALLAALLFERKDL; encoded by the coding sequence ATGCTTAGGCTTTTCTTCTTTGAGGTTTACAAGCTCTTCCGGTTGCGTTCCGTGGCCTTGGGGCTCTTGTTCGCCTTCCTCCTCCCCTTCCTCTGGGCCCTAGCCCCCGGGCTTAAGGAGGTCTACGGCCTGGTCCTGGCCTCGGGGTGGCAGGTGGTGTCTTTAAGCCTCCTCGCCGGCATGGAGTTCCTCTTCCCCTTCCTGGTGGTCATGGCGGCCAGCGAGTCCTTGGGGAGCGAGGTGGCCCAGGGCACGCTCAAGACCTTGCTCCTAAGACCCCTTCCCCGAAGCCTCCTCCTCCTGAGTAAGCTCCTCGCCACCCTCCTCTACCCCTTCGTCCTCCTGGCGGCAAGCTTCCTCGGAAGCCTTCTGGCGGGCCTGCCCCACGGGTTTGGCCCCTTCTTCGGCGGCACGGGCCTGGGGGAAGGGGGTTTCGCCGGCACGGGGCTCCTGGCCCCAGGGGAGGCCCTGGGGGAAGTTCTGCGGGCCCACCTCCTGGCGGGGGCGGTCCTCGTGCCCCTGGCCGCCTTGGCCCTTCTTTACGGGACCCTTTTCCTCTCCACCACGGCGAGCGCCCTGGCGGCGGTGGCCACCCTTCTCCTCATGCGCCTCCTGGTGGCCTTTCCCGCCCTAACGCCCTTCCTCCTCACCACCTATTTGGACCTCCACCTGCGACCCCAGGCGGCGGGGCTTGGGCTTTCCCTCCTTTTCATCTACACCCTGGGCTTCGCCCTCCTGGCGGCCCTCCTCTTTGAACGGAAAGACCTCTAG
- a CDS encoding DMT family transporter produces MSFVALAALLWGLGGALAGRFMEGIPPGVLIPLRFLLSFLLLLPLVLHHPPRPEERRRLLAVGFALSGAQAFYYLAIHTTTVATGIFLQYLAPALLTLYALLRRERLPARALLGVALALLGAYILVAGRKGLEGSPGGVAFGLLAALSFALYAASSQGLKTPPLVSLGVATGVGSLLSLPVLLLNLPHLLTLDLEAWGAVGYLVLFGTLLPFALFLQGVRLVPAREATLLAMLEPVAGALFAWPLAGEPLRAEALWGGALILLGVALNRR; encoded by the coding sequence GTGAGCTTCGTGGCCCTGGCCGCCCTCCTTTGGGGCCTGGGAGGGGCCTTGGCGGGGCGTTTCATGGAGGGCATCCCCCCGGGGGTCCTCATCCCCTTGCGCTTTCTCCTGAGCTTCCTCCTTCTCCTTCCCCTCGTCCTCCACCACCCCCCAAGGCCGGAAGAAAGGCGCCGCCTCCTGGCCGTGGGCTTCGCCCTTTCCGGGGCCCAGGCCTTTTACTACCTGGCCATCCACACCACCACGGTAGCCACCGGGATCTTCCTCCAGTACCTAGCCCCTGCCCTCCTCACCCTCTACGCCCTCCTCCGCCGGGAAAGGCTTCCCGCCCGGGCCCTTTTGGGGGTGGCCTTGGCCCTCCTGGGGGCCTACATCCTGGTGGCGGGGAGAAAGGGGCTAGAGGGTAGCCCCGGGGGCGTGGCCTTTGGCCTTTTGGCCGCCCTTTCCTTCGCCCTTTACGCCGCAAGCTCCCAGGGGCTAAAGACCCCGCCCCTGGTGAGCCTGGGGGTGGCCACCGGGGTAGGTAGCCTCCTCTCCTTGCCCGTCCTCCTCCTAAACCTGCCCCACCTCCTCACCTTGGACCTCGAGGCCTGGGGCGCGGTGGGGTACCTTGTCCTTTTCGGGACCCTCCTCCCCTTCGCCCTCTTCCTGCAAGGGGTGCGGCTGGTCCCCGCCCGGGAGGCCACCCTGCTGGCCATGCTGGAACCCGTGGCCGGAGCCCTTTTCGCCTGGCCCTTGGCGGGCGAGCCCTTGCGGGCGGAGGCCCTTTGGGGCGGCGCCCTCATCCTTTTAGGGGTAGCCTTAAACCGGAGGTGA
- a CDS encoding Fic family protein has product MPREARAAYNKLRRALEERLVLLRRFGGIDLHLVQVANEEWLYMLQEDTRHSLAIEGYFATERELRDVLKGKKGAVEVLNYFRTAQFVYEQALQDLQEEAWHLDVAFVNNIHGQLFRETDLEKERGRPADGVERRIQGAKVRPPLEASDYLRAFVKAVPQILRRDDLLEALAKVHVLFEAIHPYRDGNGRVGRLVLNYVAIRSGLPPLVVKGLEAEDRNRYYKALERADQGFQQGFPPPTPEALVEALDLGDWVPLASLLGESLLARLDNVVALALLRFADLLPLEEVARALGVAKPILYVWVDRGRLVVYRRAGRGPLRSHPWLFLGTRERAAPLPEPLPPVRPDWPERVKDLQRLLFHPEDF; this is encoded by the coding sequence ATGCCACGAGAAGCCAGAGCCGCATATAACAAACTTCGCCGCGCCCTGGAGGAACGGCTGGTCCTCCTCCGCCGCTTCGGGGGGATAGACCTTCACCTGGTCCAGGTGGCTAATGAGGAGTGGCTTTACATGCTTCAGGAAGACACCCGTCATTCCCTGGCTATAGAAGGCTATTTCGCCACGGAGCGGGAACTCCGGGACGTCCTCAAGGGGAAAAAGGGCGCCGTTGAGGTTTTGAACTACTTTCGCACGGCCCAGTTCGTCTACGAGCAGGCCCTTCAGGACCTGCAGGAGGAGGCTTGGCATCTGGACGTGGCCTTTGTGAACAACATCCACGGCCAGCTTTTCCGGGAAACGGATCTGGAGAAAGAGCGGGGGAGGCCTGCTGACGGGGTAGAGCGCCGCATCCAGGGGGCCAAGGTGAGGCCACCCTTGGAGGCGAGCGACTACCTTCGGGCCTTTGTCAAGGCGGTTCCCCAAATCCTACGACGGGACGACCTTCTGGAAGCCTTGGCCAAGGTCCACGTTCTCTTTGAGGCCATCCACCCTTACCGGGACGGAAACGGGCGGGTAGGGCGGCTTGTGCTCAACTATGTGGCCATCCGCAGCGGCCTGCCTCCCCTGGTGGTCAAGGGCCTCGAGGCCGAAGACCGCAACCGCTACTACAAGGCCCTGGAGCGAGCGGACCAAGGCTTCCAGCAAGGGTTTCCCCCGCCTACGCCCGAGGCTTTGGTGGAGGCGTTGGACTTGGGCGACTGGGTGCCCTTAGCTTCCCTCCTGGGGGAGTCCCTTCTCGCCCGCTTGGATAACGTCGTGGCCCTGGCCCTCTTGCGCTTTGCCGACCTCTTGCCCTTGGAGGAGGTGGCCCGGGCCCTGGGGGTGGCGAAGCCCATCCTTTACGTTTGGGTGGATAGGGGTAGGCTCGTGGTGTACCGTCGGGCGGGGAGAGGGCCTCTTCGCTCGCACCCTTGGCTCTTCCTGGGGACGCGGGAGCGGGCGGCTCCTTTACCTGAGCCGCTTCCTCCCGTTCGTCCGGACTGGCCTGAGCGGGTGAAGGACCTTCAGCGCCTCCTCTTTCACCCGGAGGACTTCTGA
- a CDS encoding proton-translocating transhydrogenase family protein gives MEFGFWSALYIFVLTAFLGYELITRVPVILHTPLMSGSNFIHGVVVVGAMVVLGHAETGLEKLIGFLGVILGAANAAGGYAVTVRMLEMFEKKPGKGGGQ, from the coding sequence ATGGAGTTCGGCTTCTGGTCCGCCCTTTACATCTTCGTGCTCACGGCCTTCTTGGGCTACGAGCTCATCACCCGGGTGCCGGTGATCCTCCACACCCCCCTCATGTCCGGGTCCAACTTCATCCACGGGGTGGTGGTGGTGGGGGCCATGGTGGTCCTGGGGCATGCGGAAACCGGCTTGGAAAAGCTCATCGGCTTCCTGGGCGTGATCCTGGGGGCAGCCAACGCCGCCGGGGGGTATGCGGTCACCGTGCGCATGTTGGAGATGTTTGAGAAGAAGCCCGGCAAGGGGGGTGGTCAGTAA
- a CDS encoding E3 binding domain-containing protein, with protein sequence MEEPKITPLARRLAEENGIDWRRLQGTGPEGTIVERDILAFLAKVMAGEVDLPPMPEEPPPVLPEEDLRRAQEALGKEGVDLSELLPEPPKTPTVQIEELEEEALELEPVLEEMDLDLDLEEEALVVAEEPPPVIEEDLALPPEEPAPSPLEAELEALLSEEAEPEKTAPSSLEEELAAFLAEEEAVPETLLAEEDFLAEETAPPSPEPSPPAPAPIPGAPTAATPAFTLLRVYRRRFDPTPLQDALKAFAQFHGVPENPLPFLLKGAERALAELELPLRPLLGRVEGETAMGLRPLGDFLALFRQETGETGEGLLCFAGEEEFHTGRPSLFLSPEGVLAASGLEAPLARKLLERVALYLENPVLLLA encoded by the coding sequence ATGGAAGAACCCAAGATCACGCCCCTGGCAAGGCGGCTGGCCGAGGAGAACGGCATAGACTGGCGCCGCCTCCAAGGCACGGGCCCCGAGGGAACCATCGTGGAGCGGGACATCCTGGCCTTTTTGGCCAAGGTGATGGCGGGGGAGGTGGACCTGCCCCCCATGCCGGAGGAGCCGCCCCCCGTCCTGCCGGAAGAAGACCTGCGGCGGGCCCAAGAGGCCTTGGGGAAGGAAGGGGTGGACCTTTCGGAGCTCCTCCCCGAGCCCCCCAAGACGCCCACGGTGCAGATAGAAGAGCTGGAGGAAGAGGCCTTGGAACTGGAGCCGGTCCTGGAGGAAATGGACCTGGACCTGGACTTGGAGGAAGAAGCCCTGGTGGTGGCGGAGGAGCCGCCCCCTGTCATCGAGGAGGACCTGGCCCTTCCCCCGGAAGAACCCGCCCCAAGCCCCCTGGAGGCGGAGCTCGAGGCCCTCTTGTCCGAGGAGGCGGAACCGGAGAAGACCGCTCCAAGCTCCTTGGAGGAAGAGCTGGCCGCCTTCCTGGCCGAGGAAGAAGCCGTCCCCGAAACGCTTTTAGCCGAGGAGGACTTCCTGGCTGAGGAAACCGCCCCGCCTTCCCCCGAACCCTCGCCCCCAGCCCCCGCCCCCATCCCAGGGGCCCCCACCGCAGCTACGCCCGCCTTCACCCTCCTCAGGGTCTACCGCCGCCGTTTCGACCCCACCCCCCTGCAAGACGCCCTAAAGGCCTTTGCCCAGTTCCACGGGGTGCCGGAAAACCCCTTGCCCTTCCTCCTCAAAGGGGCAGAAAGGGCCCTAGCGGAACTGGAACTTCCCCTAAGGCCCCTCCTGGGCCGGGTGGAGGGGGAAACGGCCATGGGGCTAAGGCCCCTAGGGGACTTCCTCGCCCTCTTCCGGCAAGAAACGGGCGAAACGGGCGAAGGCCTCCTCTGCTTCGCCGGGGAAGAAGAGTTCCACACGGGCCGCCCAAGCCTCTTCCTCTCCCCAGAAGGGGTCCTGGCCGCCTCGGGCCTGGAAGCCCCCCTGGCCCGGAAACTTTTGGAAAGGGTGGCCCTCTACTTGGAAAACCCCGTGCTCCTGCTCGCTTAG